From a single Budorcas taxicolor isolate Tak-1 chromosome X, Takin1.1, whole genome shotgun sequence genomic region:
- the RBMX gene encoding RNA-binding motif protein, X chromosome, with protein sequence MVEADRPGKLFIGGLNTETNEKALEAVFGKYGRIVEVLLMKDRETNKSRGFAFVTFESPADAKDAARDMNGKSLDGKAIKVEQATKPSFESGRRGPPPPPRSRGPPRGLRGGRGGSGGTRGPPSHGGHMDDGGYSMNFNMSSSRGPLPVKRGPPPRSGGPPPKRSAPSGPVRSSSGMGGRAPVSRGRDSYGGPPRREPLPSRRDVYLSPRDDGYSTKDSYSSRDYPSSRDTRDYAPPPRDYTYRDYGHSSSRDDYPSRGYSDRDGYGRDRDYSDHPSGGSYRDSYESYGNSRSAPPTRGPPPSYGGSSRYDDYSSSRDGYGGSRDSYSSSRSDLYSSGRDRVGRQERGLPPSMERGYPPPRDSYSSSSRGAPRGGGRGGSRSDRGGGRSRY encoded by the exons ATGGTTGAGGCAGATCGCCCAGGAAAGCTCTTTATCGGTGGCCTCAATACAGAAACCAATGAGAAAGCCCTTGAAGCAGTATTTGGCAAATATGGACGAATAGTGGAAG TTCTCTTGATGAAAGATCGTGAAACCAACAAATCTAGAGGATTTGCTTTTGTCACCTTTGAAAGCCCAGCAGATGCTAAGGATGCAGCCAGAGACATGAATGGAAAG TCCTTAGATGGAAAAGCCATCAAGGTAGAACAAGCCACTAAACCGTCATTTGAAAGTGGTAGACGTGGACCACCTCCGCCTCCAAGAAGCAGAGGCCCTCCCAGAGGCCTtcgaggaggaagaggaggaagtggaggaaCCAGGGGACCTCCATCCCATGGAGGGCACATGG ATGATGGTGGCTATTCCATGAATTTTAACATGAGTTCTTCCAGGGGACCACTTCCGGTAAAAAGAGGACCGCCACCACGAAGTGGGGGTCCTCCTCCTAAAAGATCTGCTCCTTCAGGACCAGTTCGAAGTAGCAGTGGAATGGGAGGAAGAG CTCCTGTATCACGTGGAAGAGATAGTTACGGAGGTCCACCTCGAAGGGAACCCTTGCCCTCTCGTAGAGATGTTTATTTGTCCCCAAGAGATGATGGATATTCTACTAAAGACAG ctatTCAAGCAGAGATTACCCAAGTTCTCGTGATACAAGAGATTATGCACCACCACCAAGAGATTATACTTACCGTGATTATGGTCATTCCAGTTCACGTGATGACTATCCATCAAGAGGCTATAG TGATAGAGATGGCTATGGTCGTGATCGTGACTATTCAGATCATCCAAGTGGAGGTTCCTACAGAGATTCATATGAGAGTTATG GTAACTCACGTAGTGCTCCACCTACACGAGGGCCCCCGCCATCTTATGGTGGAAGCAGTCGCTATGATGATTACAGCAGCTCACGTGACGGATATGGTGGAAGTCGAGACAGTTACTCAAGCAGCCGAAGTGATCTCTACTCAAGTGGTCGTGATCGGGTTGGCAGACAAGAAAGAGGGCTTCCCCCTTCTATGGAAAGGGGGTACCCTCCTCCACGAGATTCCTACAGCAGTTCAAGCCGCGGAGCACCAAGAGGTGGTGGCCGTGGAGGAAGCCGATCTGATAGAGGGGGAGGCAGAAGCAGATATTAA